One genomic segment of Mytilus galloprovincialis chromosome 5, xbMytGall1.hap1.1, whole genome shotgun sequence includes these proteins:
- the LOC143075546 gene encoding TNF receptor-associated factor 4-like isoform X11, producing MNSLTRCRYVKEGCRWVDKLQNLQAHLDQCRFEAISCPNKCSAFLSRLDLDDHLDYTCPKRFVQCEHCNQQFPGELFEKQHSGNCPYEVTWCENKCGAKLERRFIINHSKNECHKRTVPCKYCSRDFVAETLQTHQYQCPRFPVACPNRCDPTKIPREDLDVHVLAVCPSATISCTFKDAGCTHKCPRFSLDKHTEDNMKQHLQLMCGLVKNQQTEITQLCNALYTLTHITDGTFIWKITNYKQKFLESVYKSTEIVSEPFYTNRYGYKMAASVFLNGNGAGEGKYLSVYIKLLPGEFDNILDWPFSLPISFSVLDQNGNSDKRAHIKESFTPDPTWKHFQKPKTNADHKETLGFGYPKFISHEILKTRNYIRDDCIVVKVSVDNDKFLHP from the exons ATGAACAGCCTGACCCGCTGTCGTTACGTAAAGGAAGGTTGTCGCTGGGTagataaattacaaaatttacag GCTCATTTGGACCAATGTAGATTTGAAGCAATATCCTGCCCTAACAAGTGTTCAGCATTTTTATCTCGACTAGATTTAGACGATCATCTAGATTATACTTGCCCAAAAAGATTTGTTCAATGTGAACACTGCAATCAACAATTTCCTGGAGAACTTTTCGAAAAG CAACATTCAGGGAACTGTCCTTATGAGGTGACATGGTGTGAAAACAAATGTGGAGCCAAATTAGAGAGACGATTCATCATTAACCACTCCAAAAATGAATGCCACAAACGTACAGTGCCATGTAAATACTGTAGCAGAGACTTTGTAGCTGAAACATTACAG ACTCATCAGTATCAGTGTCCCAGATTCCCTGTTGCCTGTCCTAACAGATGTGATCCAACAAAAATACCTAGAGAAGATTTAGATGTTCATGTACTGGCAGTCTGTCCATCAGCAACTATTAGCTGTACTTTCAAAGATGCAGGATGCACACATAAG TGTCCAAGATTCAGTTTGGATAAACATACAGAGGACAATATGAAACAGCATCTTCAGCTTATGTGTGGCCTTGTCAAAAATCAACAAACCGAAATCACTCAACTGTGCAATGCTTTATATACTCTGACTCATATAACAGACGGTACTTTTATTTGGAAAATCACAAACTACAAACAAAAGTTTCTCGAATCTGTGTATAAAAGTACTGAAATTGTTAGTGAACCATTCTACACAAATCGCTATGGATACAAAATGGCTGCCTCAGTGTTTTTAAATGGAAATGGTGCAGGCGAAGGAAAATACCTCTCAGTTTACATTAAACTTTTACCAGGGGAATTTGACAATATTTTAGACTGGCCCTTTAGTTTGCCGATTTCATTTTCAGTGCTAGATCAAAACGGAAACTCAGATAAACGTGCTCATATAAAAGAGAGTTTTACTCCAGATCCAACATGGAAGCATTTTCAAAAACCAAAGACCAATGCTGACCATAAAGAAACATTGGGATTCGGCTATCCCAAATTTATTTCGCATGAAATCCTCAAAACCAGAAACTACATCAGAGACGATTGTATTGTCGTTAAAGTTAGTGTGGACAATGACAAATTCCTTCATccataa